In Bombus pyrosoma isolate SC7728 linkage group LG2, ASM1482585v1, whole genome shotgun sequence, a genomic segment contains:
- the LOC122573128 gene encoding uncharacterized protein LOC122573128, producing the protein MSVSDTAKLPPDGSWGWMIVLAYSLNGICTLSIMQGFGLVFKDIFPRFGFTATEGTIIINTNLAFGMLLGLINGPLLRLFGYRKMAMIGSIVFSSGVIITAFVKSFTCLMIFYGIFASLGTSMTSSAFSYALNSYFTTKRGRAISIAMTLIGVGPIIVPQVTTLLISYYGSQGTILLYGAFTLHSLVGSSLLHPLKWHTKNATKSESVNGESSKNENENTIRERKRSIFQDEESFKSSMLDLVNVQRKMTVSSIDHDAEIGSIYGFDIPYARQMSETLNASLGEKDTDMYVITENGQTGKERRKGQHCNRRLKSIETINLGSSIEIFEEKPLTKCSSIDELETNNYQSTMENDTLLTKNHANTVSNANIDSNGKSEKESTMTRIFKTISEYFDLDLLRDPIYVNMMLGMSIAIFAEINFSQLTPFFLSDMKISNNQIATVMSVIASVDLIFRILAPFIGEWLQQPPRIMYLGSLCLLIISRSTLLFVNGFISLIIVAVGLGAAKGIRSIYMSLVIPCYVPIDKLPNASGIQMIVNGAILLCAGPMLGIMRDNFGSFTPCIIVINCVTALTVTMWTVEILIIRKKKMQKRKEQQDSP; encoded by the exons atgagCGTATCAGACACTGCTAAATTACCTCCAGATGGAAGCTGGGGTTGGATGATTGTCCTGGCATATTCATTGAACGGG atatgtacCTTATCGATTATGCAAGGTTTTGGATTagtatttaaagatattttcccTCGTTTTGGGTTCACTGCGACGGAGGGAACAatcattattaatacaaatttagcTTTCGGCATGCTCCTTGGATTGATAAACGGTCCGCTTCTACGACTTTTTGGATATAGGAAAATGGCTATGATCGGTAGTATAGTATTCAGCAGTGGAGTAATTATAACAGCATTTGTCAAATCTTTTACCTGTTTAATGATCTTCTATGGTATATTCGCAT CATTGGGTACGTCGATGACATCTTCTGCTTTCTCGTATGCGTTGAACTCTTACTTTACAACAAAAAGGGGACGTGCAATATCCATAGCAATGACACTTATTGGAGTTGGTCCTATAATTGTACCTCAAGTGACcactttattaatttcatattatggATCTCAG GGTACGATATTGTTATATGGAGCATTCACTTTGCACTCATTAGTAGGTAGCTCGTTACTTCATCCACTCAAATGGCATACGAAAAATGCTACAAAATCGGAAAGTGTGAACGGTGAATCGTCGAAGAATGAGAATGAAAATACTATCAGGG aaCGGAAGCGCAGTATTTTCCAAGACGAAGAAAGTTTTAAAAGTTCAATGTTAGACTTAGTTAatgtacaaagaaaaatgactGTTTCAAGTATCGATCACGATGCAGAAATTGGAAGTATATATGGATTTGATATACCCTATGCTCGACAAATGTCTGAAACATTAAATG CTTCGTTAGGAGAAAAGGATACTGATATGTACGTAATTACCGAAAATGGTCAAACGGGAAAGGAGCGTCGAAAAGGTCAGCATTGTAATCGTCGGT TAAAAAGCATTGAAACAATCAATCTCGGCAGCAGTATAGAAATTTTTGAGGAGAAACCTTTAACTAAGTGCAGTAGCATAGATGAGcttgaaacgaataattatcaaagtacgatggaaaacgatacattattaacaaaaaatcaTGCAAACACAGTGTCAAATGCAAATATTGACAGCAATGGAAA ATCTGAAAAGGAATCGACAATGACACGAATATTCAAGACGATATCAGAGTATTTTGATCTGGATTTATTACGAGATCCAATCTATGTAAATATGATGTTGGGAATGTCCATAGCTATTTTtgctgaaataaatttctctcaATTAACACCTTTTTTCCTGTCGGATATGAAGATATCAAACAATCAAATAGCGACTGTAATGAGTGTTATTGCCAGTGTAGATTTGATATTCAGAATTCTTGCTCCTTTTATCGGCGAGTGGCTTCAGCAACCACCAAGAATAATGTATCTAGGAAGCTTATGCCTCTTAATTATCAGTCGATCAA CTTTATTATTCGTCAATggatttatttcattgataatCGTCGCTGTTGGATTGGGAGCTGCTAAAGGGATACGTTCAATATATATGAGCTTAGTAATACCTTGTTACGTGCCAATAGATAAATTACCTAACGCATCGGGAATCCAAATGATTGTAAATGGAGCAATTCTTTTGTGTGCTGGTCCTATGCTTG GTATAATGCGTGATAATTTTGGAAGTTTTACACCTTgcataattgtaataaattgtgTTACGGCTCTAACAGTCACAATGTGGACAgtggaaatattaatcatccgaaagaaaaaaatgcagaaacgaaaagaacagCAAGACTCTCCTTGA